A window of the Deltaproteobacteria bacterium CG2_30_66_27 genome harbors these coding sequences:
- a CDS encoding type VI secretion system-associated lipoprotein, whose translation MRRAFMFLACGIVLPLLLASCAGGSSSGGGAGSGGASGVYGYEKDAISLHLKGDPKLNLFEKRPHTLLVCVYQLRDPNALNQVLQDAEDVSKLLECGRFDPSIVNAKKFILQPGKEITEALDRAEGARYIGIVAGYYNLDKQRASRILPVPVAGMFGKKASKMDLDVFLGPDEIQGVKEKQ comes from the coding sequence ATGAGACGCGCGTTCATGTTTTTGGCCTGCGGCATCGTCCTTCCGCTTTTGCTCGCTTCCTGTGCAGGCGGTTCGTCCTCCGGCGGCGGCGCGGGCAGCGGCGGGGCCTCCGGGGTGTACGGATACGAGAAGGACGCGATTTCCCTCCATTTGAAGGGAGATCCGAAACTCAACCTGTTCGAAAAGAGACCGCACACCCTGTTGGTCTGCGTATATCAGCTCCGGGATCCGAACGCGCTCAACCAGGTCCTTCAGGACGCCGAGGACGTGTCGAAGCTGCTCGAGTGCGGGCGGTTCGATCCGAGCATCGTGAACGCAAAGAAGTTCATCCTCCAGCCCGGCAAGGAGATCACCGAGGCGCTCGACCGTGCGGAAGGGGCCCGCTACATCGGGATCGTGGCGGGGTACTACAACCTCGACAAGCAGCGCGCTTCACGGATCCTTCCCGTTCCGGTCGCCGGCATGTTCGGGAAGAAAGCGTCGAAAATGGACCTCGATGTCTTCCTCGGGCCGGACGAGATCCAGGGGGTGAAGGAGAAACAATGA